One stretch of Paenibacillus sp. FSL R5-0341 DNA includes these proteins:
- the fliY gene encoding flagellar motor switch phosphatase FliY encodes MTSKDYLSQEEIDALLRQSESINSSEPAEKTVDDFLTELEQDALGEIGNITFGSAATALSTLLGLKVDITTPKVSIISRTQFEEAFPKPHVAVHVNYVDGFEGINSLVIKKRDAQVIADLMLGGEGNPADEELNEIHISAVQEAMNQMMGSSATSMSTIFNRFVNISPPGIDILNLESGEGVSNLPEDETLIQVSFRLLIGDLIDSNLMQLLPVHFAKNMVDMLIGGAQESTASAPVASTPEPAPAAVPATPPPVAEQPPVQHQQAPQAPQQPAQDYNGYGQAPMGMPQGMPPQQPYGMPPQQPYGAPQHYGGMPNRNVNVQPVQFANLQNGAYGQVDENNLNLLMDIPLKVTVELGRTQKQIKDILELSQGSIVELDKLAGEPVDILVNNKLIAKGEVVVIDENFGVRVIDIVSQWDRIQKLQ; translated from the coding sequence TTGACGAGTAAGGATTATTTATCCCAAGAAGAAATCGATGCTTTGCTCAGGCAATCGGAATCGATAAATAGCTCGGAACCTGCTGAGAAGACGGTTGATGATTTTTTGACCGAGCTGGAGCAGGATGCCTTGGGGGAGATTGGCAACATCACATTTGGTAGCGCGGCAACAGCTTTGTCCACGCTATTGGGCCTAAAAGTAGATATTACAACACCTAAGGTTTCCATCATTAGTCGAACACAGTTTGAAGAAGCTTTTCCTAAACCGCATGTTGCCGTTCATGTGAATTACGTGGATGGATTCGAAGGCATTAACTCGCTTGTTATCAAGAAGAGAGATGCTCAAGTCATCGCTGATTTGATGTTGGGTGGCGAAGGAAATCCGGCAGATGAAGAACTGAATGAAATCCATATTAGTGCCGTACAGGAAGCGATGAACCAGATGATGGGTTCCTCTGCTACTTCTATGTCCACGATCTTTAACCGTTTTGTGAATATTTCCCCACCGGGAATCGATATTCTCAATTTGGAGAGTGGTGAGGGCGTAAGTAACCTTCCAGAAGATGAGACGCTGATTCAAGTTTCATTTCGTCTGTTAATCGGGGATCTGATCGATTCCAATCTGATGCAGTTGCTTCCAGTACATTTTGCCAAAAACATGGTAGACATGCTGATTGGAGGCGCTCAGGAGTCAACTGCAAGCGCACCGGTGGCATCAACACCTGAACCTGCACCAGCAGCTGTACCAGCAACGCCACCACCCGTTGCGGAGCAACCACCCGTTCAGCACCAACAGGCTCCACAGGCTCCACAACAGCCTGCTCAGGACTACAACGGGTATGGACAAGCTCCAATGGGTATGCCGCAAGGAATGCCGCCACAGCAGCCGTATGGCATGCCGCCGCAGCAACCTTATGGTGCACCTCAACATTACGGTGGAATGCCAAATAGGAATGTTAACGTACAGCCAGTTCAATTCGCCAATTTGCAAAATGGGGCGTATGGTCAGGTAGACGAAAACAATTTGAATTTATTGATGGACATTCCCCTTAAAGTCACCGTAGAATTAGGAAGGACCCAGAAGCAAATTAAAGATATTTTGGAACTGTCACAGGGTTCGATTGTCGAACTGGATAAGTTAGCCGGTGAACCTGTCGATATTTTGGTGAATAACAAACTGATCGCCAAGGGAGAAGTTGTCGTTATTGACGAAAACTTTGGTGTTCGTGTTATAGATATCGTTAGCCAATGGGACCGAATTCAGAAATTACAATAA
- a CDS encoding response regulator produces the protein MANRILVVDDAAFMRMMIRDILSKNGYEVVGEAQDGSQAIEKFKELRPDLITMDITMPEMDGIAALKEIKKIDANAKVIMCSAMGQQAMVIDAIQAGAKDFIVKPFQSDRVIEAISKTLGV, from the coding sequence ATGGCAAACCGAATTTTAGTCGTAGACGACGCTGCATTTATGAGAATGATGATCCGGGACATTTTGTCCAAAAATGGGTATGAGGTTGTTGGTGAGGCACAGGATGGCTCACAAGCAATTGAGAAATTTAAAGAGCTTCGTCCGGATCTGATCACAATGGATATCACGATGCCTGAGATGGATGGTATTGCAGCTTTGAAAGAAATCAAAAAGATTGATGCTAACGCAAAAGTGATTATGTGCTCTGCGATGGGTCAACAAGCGATGGTAATCGACGCTATTCAAGCAGGTGCCAAAGATTTCATCGTTAAACCTTTCCAATCTGACCGGGTTATCGAAGCAATTAGCAAGACACTGGGCGTTTAA
- a CDS encoding flagellar biosynthetic protein FliO, whose product MAQGDFPEGAGAGANYYLQLVWVIVVLAVILVLIVYLIRFLNKRNQQMFRDGTIRTLGGVGLGQNKSLQIIEIGGSVYLLGVGEDIQLIDKVSDPEEAQRIIDSFERDAAAQQGNLSPLIAKLTKRFRKDEPPREMELEDTTSFHEMFESKLRQMPNRKEKMEKLLDKDNTTDRSRDS is encoded by the coding sequence ATGGCTCAGGGTGATTTTCCAGAAGGAGCTGGCGCGGGAGCCAATTATTATTTACAGCTTGTATGGGTGATTGTTGTCCTGGCCGTCATCCTGGTCCTTATTGTTTATCTGATCCGGTTTTTAAACAAACGGAATCAGCAAATGTTCCGGGACGGCACAATTCGTACTCTGGGCGGGGTTGGACTGGGACAAAATAAGTCGCTGCAAATTATAGAAATTGGTGGGAGTGTATATCTGCTTGGTGTAGGTGAAGACATCCAGTTGATAGATAAGGTCTCGGATCCGGAAGAGGCGCAAAGAATCATTGACTCATTCGAACGAGATGCTGCTGCACAACAAGGGAATCTCTCGCCTCTCATCGCCAAACTCACAAAACGCTTCCGTAAAGATGAACCGCCGCGGGAAATGGAACTGGAGGACACAACTTCTTTTCACGAAATGTTTGAATCCAAACTTCGGCAGATGCCTAACCGTAAAGAGAAGATGGAGAAGCTCCTGGATAAAGACAATACTACAGATCGGTCGAGGGATTCATGA
- the fliP gene encoding flagellar type III secretion system pore protein FliP (The bacterial flagellar biogenesis protein FliP forms a type III secretion system (T3SS)-type pore required for flagellar assembly.), with protein sequence MKKKIWLACCLMGLISLASVTVAFAEPIPNIDIQIGNGDGGTPSTSSLSIILLITVLSIAPAMLVLMTSFTRIVIVLGFVRTSLGTQQMPPNQVLVGLALFLTLFIMSPTLSSINQVALQPYLQGDLTQTEALEKAADPIKKFMFTHTREKDLLLFMKYNQTEQPNTYQDIPITVMVPAYVISELKTAFQMGFMIFIPFLVIDIVVASTLMAMGMMMLPPVMISLPFKILLFVLVDGWYLVVKSLLLSFNT encoded by the coding sequence ATGAAGAAAAAGATTTGGTTAGCGTGTTGTTTAATGGGACTTATCAGTCTGGCATCTGTCACGGTTGCCTTTGCCGAACCGATCCCGAATATTGATATTCAAATCGGAAACGGTGACGGAGGCACACCAAGCACGAGTTCACTGTCCATTATTCTGTTAATTACGGTGCTTAGCATTGCACCAGCAATGCTTGTACTGATGACCAGTTTTACTCGAATTGTCATTGTACTCGGTTTTGTACGTACATCTCTGGGTACACAACAAATGCCGCCCAATCAGGTGCTGGTAGGTTTGGCGCTATTTCTGACACTTTTCATTATGTCGCCGACGTTGTCTTCCATAAATCAGGTAGCGCTTCAGCCCTATCTCCAGGGAGACCTTACGCAAACCGAGGCACTTGAAAAAGCAGCGGATCCCATAAAGAAATTTATGTTTACTCACACCAGAGAAAAAGATCTGTTGCTATTTATGAAGTACAATCAGACTGAACAGCCAAATACCTACCAGGATATTCCGATTACTGTTATGGTGCCGGCATATGTAATCAGTGAGTTGAAGACAGCATTCCAGATGGGGTTTATGATTTTCATTCCGTTTCTGGTGATAGACATTGTTGTCGCGAGTACACTCATGGCAATGGGGATGATGATGCTTCCGCCAGTCATGATCTCATTACCTTTCAAAATACTGCTCTTTGTCCTTGTGGACGGGTGGTATCTGGTAGTCAAGTCACTGTTGCTGAGTTTTAATACTTGA
- the fliQ gene encoding flagellar biosynthesis protein FliQ codes for MTSEFIIGLAGKAVYTSLLASAPMLILALVVGLAISIFQATTQIQEQTLAFVPKIVAVLLAVLLFGPWILNILVDFTYNILDNLYRYIG; via the coding sequence ATGACTTCGGAATTTATTATAGGTCTGGCCGGGAAAGCGGTATACACGTCATTGCTGGCCAGCGCACCCATGCTTATACTAGCTCTGGTTGTAGGACTTGCAATCAGTATTTTTCAGGCCACCACTCAAATACAGGAACAAACATTAGCTTTTGTGCCCAAGATTGTTGCAGTGCTTCTGGCAGTGCTTTTGTTTGGACCTTGGATCTTGAATATATTGGTCGATTTCACGTACAACATTCTCGATAATTTATACAGATACATAGGGTAG